One genomic segment of Rhizorhabdus phycosphaerae includes these proteins:
- a CDS encoding DUF932 domain-containing protein — protein sequence MATILMQSDTSRPVSAGYKVDISRGQRIGRVSSEWFSRPDDERFLSLSSLHAAVKSRAERATARTVETRDVKVEASRDDAERLALLVPGRDEPVMPTHWSFGQLCSLVGAPAGYLRQLPAPLAGINMQQGLLSHRAELMKTLETDDGRIELRAVTGPDYGRIWDHELVAAVMKIAGDGTGDTRWKVPGLLDWSTMTHNPFVEVTKDTTTLYASDRDVFLFLVDDAHPIEAGRLPNGDPDLFFRGFYAWNSEVGSKTLGIASFYLRAVCMNRNIWGAEGFEEISIRHSKFAANRFAHEAAPALENFATSSPVPFMAGIKAARERLVARTDDDRQAFLRKRGFSKGDTDRIIATVLEEEGHPPASIFDFVQGITAVARDKPHQDTRLELEGKAAKLLTAA from the coding sequence ATGGCGACGATCCTCATGCAATCCGACACGTCCCGGCCGGTTTCGGCGGGCTACAAGGTCGACATCTCACGCGGCCAGCGCATCGGCCGCGTTTCCTCCGAATGGTTCTCCCGGCCGGACGACGAGCGCTTCCTGTCGCTGTCCTCGCTTCACGCCGCTGTCAAATCGCGGGCCGAACGCGCTACGGCGCGCACCGTCGAGACCCGAGACGTCAAGGTCGAGGCCAGCCGCGACGATGCCGAACGCCTGGCGCTGCTCGTGCCCGGCCGCGACGAGCCGGTCATGCCGACCCACTGGTCGTTCGGCCAGCTGTGCAGTCTTGTGGGCGCCCCGGCGGGCTATCTCCGCCAGCTGCCCGCGCCGCTGGCGGGCATAAACATGCAGCAAGGTTTGCTCTCGCACCGCGCTGAGTTGATGAAGACCCTCGAGACCGATGATGGCCGGATCGAACTGCGCGCCGTCACCGGTCCGGACTATGGCCGCATCTGGGATCATGAGCTGGTCGCGGCGGTCATGAAGATCGCGGGCGATGGCACCGGCGACACGCGCTGGAAGGTGCCCGGCCTGCTCGACTGGTCGACCATGACTCACAACCCGTTCGTCGAGGTGACCAAGGATACCACGACGCTCTACGCGAGCGATCGCGACGTCTTCCTCTTCCTGGTCGATGATGCCCATCCGATCGAGGCCGGCCGGCTACCCAATGGCGACCCCGACCTGTTTTTCCGCGGCTTCTATGCCTGGAACAGCGAGGTGGGCTCCAAAACGCTCGGTATCGCCTCTTTCTATCTCCGGGCGGTCTGCATGAACCGCAACATCTGGGGCGCCGAAGGCTTCGAGGAGATCAGCATCCGGCATAGCAAGTTCGCTGCCAACCGCTTCGCGCATGAGGCGGCGCCCGCGCTGGAGAATTTCGCGACCTCGTCGCCGGTGCCGTTCATGGCCGGCATCAAGGCCGCGCGCGAACGGCTAGTCGCCCGGACCGACGACGATCGGCAAGCCTTCCTGCGCAAGCGGGGCTTCTCGAAGGGCGATACCGATCGGATCATCGCCACCGTGCTCGAAGAGGAAGGCCATCCCCCGGCGTCGATCTTCGACTTCGTCCAGGGCATCACCGCGGTGGCGCGCGACAAGCCGCATCAGGACACCCGCCTCGAGCTTGAAGGCAAAGCCGCCAAGCTCCTCACCGCGGCCTGA
- a CDS encoding GNAT family N-acetyltransferase: MIDTERLVLRGWRDEDAAPFLAMGQDPEVMAYLGPLQTAEDVAAGITRQKDLLETHGYCFWALEERASGAFIGFCGLKPGVAGTPVEGRTEIGWRLARAHWGKGYAREAAQASLDWGSAKGIDSIWAITVPANVRSWGLMERLGMTRRHDLDFDHPLPGLDERLKAHVTYNIERPQ, translated from the coding sequence ATGATCGACACCGAAAGGCTGGTCCTGCGTGGCTGGCGCGACGAAGACGCGGCGCCCTTCCTCGCCATGGGGCAGGATCCCGAGGTGATGGCCTATCTCGGCCCGCTGCAAACTGCGGAGGATGTCGCGGCGGGAATCACGCGACAGAAGGACCTGCTGGAGACGCACGGCTATTGCTTCTGGGCGCTGGAGGAGCGGGCGAGCGGAGCGTTCATCGGTTTTTGCGGGCTCAAGCCGGGGGTGGCGGGTACGCCGGTCGAGGGCCGCACCGAGATCGGCTGGCGGCTGGCCCGCGCACATTGGGGCAAGGGCTATGCCCGCGAAGCCGCGCAGGCCTCGCTCGACTGGGGCTCGGCCAAGGGCATCGACAGCATCTGGGCGATCACCGTGCCGGCCAATGTCCGCTCCTGGGGCCTGATGGAGCGGCTCGGCATGACGCGCCGCCATGACCTCGACTTCGATCATCCGCTGCCGGGCCTCGACGAGCGGTTGAAGGCCCATGTCACCTACAACATCGAAAGACCGCAATGA
- a CDS encoding TonB-dependent receptor, with the protein MKTLKSVLRLTAAGWIMVAAPGHAQQAAPATTAQEATAETGLGDIVVTARRRDEALQNVPVAITALSGETLADRGILSTEALRQTAPALNIFQNNRNEAGFYIRGQGPGIIGGGARNFTSVATYFAEVPTTIAGSGVFYDLANVQVLKGPQGTLFGRNTTGGAVLFEPNKPTFDLEGYVKGSVGNLDYHEVEGMVNLPIVEDRVALRLAGSWSRRDGFTKSIYTGQRADSRNHDAFRVSLLLRPNDRIESNTIVDYNFRDNTGNGLILRAINPGAQLGALPVPDALQQGFGLPASIPLLAGAPTPIACLSVALPNCPTGPFGGAVAAFVAGANGGFSLSGLTPAQFQDALALQRQIGVRRNLSRRPVYNRNKAYGVTNRTQIELTDNLTLKNIISLRRSRTAETTDITAGLDYAYGEYPGTGSNPPYVRGTNQFTEEVQLQGKLPDAGISYVVGFYHEKTTPGIDQSYRSVVFGAASNTGNYYRDSSDALFAHVEWQITDKLQLSGGFRYTWDKRFLTSSVTDDAGNCTQTNTATGGIECPVEGKASFSAPTFDATLQYELTDRILGYVAYRRGYKSGGFNLPAPAAQFATFGEEQVDDWEVGLKADWDIGVPLRTNLSLFIDKYRDIQISLPVLANGSFINLVQNAGKATNKGGELEVLLKPSRNLTIGGFASYLDAKCATNVGTACRVGRQIAFQPEWKAGINGQYVLFEGDAGSVTLTSDYSFTDRVTTSDPDTPLDTYPSYSLWNARLDWADVFGRGIDVGVFANNITGKKYIVGGYPLASALGFDAALYGEPRTYGLNIRYRFGK; encoded by the coding sequence ATGAAGACGCTGAAGAGCGTCCTGCGGCTGACGGCTGCAGGATGGATCATGGTCGCCGCACCGGGACATGCACAGCAGGCTGCCCCCGCCACCACCGCGCAGGAGGCGACCGCCGAAACAGGGCTGGGCGATATCGTCGTCACGGCCCGCCGCCGTGACGAGGCGCTGCAGAATGTGCCCGTCGCCATCACCGCTTTGTCGGGCGAGACGCTGGCCGATCGCGGCATCCTGTCGACCGAGGCGCTGCGCCAGACCGCGCCGGCCCTCAACATCTTCCAGAACAACCGCAATGAGGCCGGCTTCTACATTCGCGGGCAGGGGCCCGGGATCATCGGCGGCGGCGCACGCAACTTCACCAGCGTCGCCACCTATTTCGCCGAGGTCCCCACCACCATCGCCGGCTCCGGCGTCTTCTACGACCTGGCGAATGTGCAGGTGCTGAAAGGGCCGCAGGGCACGCTGTTCGGGCGCAATACGACCGGCGGCGCCGTGCTGTTCGAGCCGAACAAGCCGACCTTCGACCTCGAAGGCTATGTGAAGGGCAGTGTTGGCAATCTCGACTATCATGAGGTCGAGGGCATGGTGAACCTGCCGATCGTCGAGGACCGTGTCGCGCTGCGTCTGGCCGGTTCCTGGTCGCGCCGCGACGGCTTCACCAAATCGATCTATACCGGGCAGCGCGCGGACAGCCGCAACCACGACGCCTTCCGCGTGTCGCTGCTCCTCCGCCCGAACGATCGGATCGAGAGCAACACGATCGTCGACTATAATTTCCGCGACAACACCGGCAACGGCCTCATCCTGCGGGCGATCAATCCCGGCGCGCAGCTGGGTGCCTTGCCGGTGCCCGATGCCCTGCAGCAGGGTTTCGGCCTGCCCGCGAGCATCCCGCTGCTGGCCGGCGCGCCGACCCCGATCGCTTGCCTGTCGGTGGCGCTGCCCAACTGTCCGACCGGCCCATTCGGCGGGGCGGTGGCGGCCTTCGTCGCAGGCGCCAATGGCGGCTTCAGCCTGTCGGGCCTGACGCCGGCGCAATTCCAGGACGCACTCGCGCTGCAGCGGCAGATCGGCGTCCGGCGCAACCTCAGCCGGCGGCCGGTCTATAACCGCAACAAGGCTTATGGCGTCACCAACCGGACCCAGATCGAGCTGACCGACAATTTGACGCTGAAGAACATCATCTCGCTGCGGCGCAGCCGCACGGCGGAGACCACCGACATCACGGCAGGCCTCGATTATGCCTATGGCGAATATCCGGGCACCGGAAGCAACCCGCCTTATGTCCGCGGTACCAACCAGTTCACCGAGGAGGTGCAGCTGCAGGGCAAGCTGCCCGATGCGGGGATCAGCTATGTCGTCGGTTTCTACCATGAGAAGACGACGCCGGGCATCGACCAGAGTTATCGCTCGGTGGTGTTCGGCGCGGCCAGCAACACCGGCAATTATTATCGCGACAGCAGCGACGCGCTGTTCGCCCATGTCGAGTGGCAGATCACCGACAAGCTTCAGCTCTCGGGCGGCTTCCGCTACACTTGGGACAAGCGCTTCCTGACCTCGTCGGTCACGGACGACGCCGGCAACTGCACCCAGACGAACACTGCCACAGGCGGCATCGAATGCCCGGTCGAGGGCAAGGCGAGCTTCAGCGCGCCGACCTTCGATGCTACGCTGCAATATGAGCTGACCGACCGCATCCTTGGCTATGTCGCCTATCGGCGGGGCTATAAAAGCGGCGGGTTCAACCTTCCGGCGCCGGCCGCGCAGTTCGCCACCTTCGGCGAAGAGCAAGTCGACGACTGGGAAGTGGGCCTCAAGGCCGATTGGGACATCGGCGTTCCGCTGCGCACAAATCTGTCGCTGTTCATCGACAAATATCGCGACATCCAGATCTCGCTGCCGGTGCTGGCGAACGGCTCCTTCATCAACCTCGTTCAGAATGCCGGCAAGGCGACCAACAAGGGCGGCGAGCTGGAAGTGCTGCTCAAGCCGTCGCGCAACCTGACGATCGGCGGCTTCGCCTCCTATCTCGACGCGAAATGCGCGACCAATGTCGGCACCGCTTGCCGCGTGGGCCGGCAGATCGCCTTCCAGCCGGAATGGAAGGCCGGCATCAACGGCCAATATGTCCTGTTCGAGGGCGATGCCGGCTCGGTCACGCTGACCAGCGACTATAGCTTCACCGACCGGGTGACGACGTCCGATCCGGACACGCCGCTCGACACTTATCCCAGCTATTCCTTGTGGAACGCGCGGCTCGACTGGGCCGACGTCTTCGGGCGCGGCATCGACGTCGGCGTCTTCGCCAACAACATCACCGGCAAGAAATATATCGTCGGCGGCTATCCGCTCGCCTCGGCGCTGGGTTTCGACGCGGCGCTCTATGGCGAGCCGCGCACCTACGGCCTCAACATCCGCTACCGCTTCGGCAAGTGA
- a CDS encoding Lrp/AsnC family transcriptional regulator — translation MNRIDLDETDRAILDLLGDDARLSNRAIARRLELAEGTVRTRIKRLTDRRLLRFTAITDHRQHGNPEFAFLRIRADMRQAGRITEALRRYPQLRTVIMMLGNFNILAVGLFDSREEIGTITSDLLDGVPGVLDVQASIVTQSIKYNERIAKL, via the coding sequence GTGAACCGGATCGATCTGGATGAGACCGACCGGGCGATCCTCGACCTGCTGGGCGACGATGCGCGCTTGAGCAATCGCGCTATCGCGCGCCGGCTCGAACTGGCAGAAGGCACGGTGCGAACGCGGATCAAGCGTCTGACCGACCGGCGTCTGCTGCGCTTCACCGCGATCACCGACCATCGCCAGCACGGCAATCCCGAATTCGCCTTTCTCCGCATCCGCGCAGACATGCGGCAGGCAGGCAGGATCACCGAAGCGCTGCGCCGCTATCCCCAGCTCCGAACGGTCATCATGATGCTCGGCAATTTCAACATATTGGCGGTCGGGCTTTTCGACAGCCGCGAGGAGATCGGGACGATAACGTCCGACCTCCTCGATGGCGTGCCCGGTGTGCTCGACGTACAGGCATCGATCGTGACGCAGTCGATCAAATATAATGAGCGCATCGCCAAGCTTTGA
- a CDS encoding aminopeptidase P family protein, giving the protein MSSYEDRLKALREELARRRLDGFVVPLTDEHMSEYVGAYAQRLAWLTGFQGSAGSAVVLPAEAAIFVDGRYTLQVREQVDGQHWSYQSVPQTSTAQWLEQHAPDGGRIGYDPWLHTKGWVEAARKALAGKGAELVAVDTNPVDAIWPDRPAPSAARLVVQPDALTGQSSAAKRANIADWLAGKKADSAVLSALDSIAWAFNIRGQDVDRTPVALAYALVHADATADLFVAPDKLDEAVKAHLGNGVRLHDRAAFEPALKAMAGKTVAVDPERAVAAIFEALSGAGARLIEERDPVVLPKAVKNAVEIAGHKAAQARDGAALSRFLHWLSVEAPKGGLDEIQASDRLQAFRAETGLLRDLSFDTISGAGPNGAVVHYRASDETKRILEPNSLYLVDSGGQYQDGTTDVTRTVAIGTPTAEMRDRYTRVLKGHLAIARAVFPRGTRGGQLDILARQHLWAAGLDYAHGTGHGVGAYLSVHEGPQRIATFGGGDEPLQPGMILSNEPGYYKTGEYGIRIENLILVEERAIEGGEKAMMGFETLTFAPYERALIDTAMLDAGEIAWIDAYHAQVRAVVGPQLEGDAADWLTRATAPLLERMDNEA; this is encoded by the coding sequence ATGTCCAGCTATGAAGATCGGTTGAAGGCGCTCCGCGAGGAGCTGGCGCGGCGCAGGCTCGACGGGTTCGTCGTGCCGCTGACCGACGAGCATATGAGCGAATATGTCGGCGCCTATGCGCAGCGGCTCGCCTGGCTGACCGGGTTCCAGGGCTCGGCGGGGTCGGCGGTGGTGCTGCCGGCCGAGGCGGCGATCTTCGTCGACGGGCGCTACACGCTGCAGGTGCGCGAGCAGGTCGACGGCCAGCATTGGAGCTACCAGTCGGTGCCGCAGACGAGCACCGCGCAGTGGCTGGAGCAGCATGCCCCCGATGGCGGGCGCATCGGCTATGATCCCTGGCTGCACACCAAAGGCTGGGTCGAGGCGGCGCGCAAGGCGCTGGCGGGGAAGGGCGCGGAACTGGTCGCGGTCGACACCAATCCGGTCGATGCGATCTGGCCCGACCGGCCCGCACCCTCGGCGGCGCGGCTGGTGGTGCAGCCCGATGCGCTGACCGGGCAATCCTCGGCCGCCAAGCGCGCGAATATCGCCGACTGGCTGGCGGGCAAGAAAGCGGACTCGGCGGTGCTCTCGGCGCTCGATTCGATCGCCTGGGCGTTCAACATCCGCGGACAGGACGTCGATCGCACGCCGGTCGCGCTGGCCTATGCGCTGGTCCACGCCGATGCGACCGCCGACCTGTTCGTTGCACCCGACAAGCTCGACGAGGCGGTGAAGGCGCATCTCGGCAATGGCGTGCGGCTGCACGACCGCGCGGCGTTCGAGCCGGCGCTGAAGGCGATGGCGGGCAAGACCGTTGCGGTCGATCCCGAGCGGGCGGTGGCGGCGATCTTCGAGGCGCTGTCGGGCGCAGGCGCGAGGCTGATCGAGGAGCGCGATCCGGTCGTACTGCCCAAGGCGGTCAAGAATGCGGTCGAGATCGCCGGCCACAAGGCCGCGCAGGCGCGCGATGGCGCGGCGCTCAGCCGCTTTCTCCACTGGCTGTCGGTCGAGGCGCCCAAGGGCGGGCTCGACGAGATCCAGGCGTCCGATCGGTTGCAGGCGTTCCGTGCCGAAACCGGGCTGCTCCGCGACCTGTCGTTCGACACGATCTCGGGCGCCGGGCCCAATGGCGCGGTGGTCCATTATCGCGCAAGCGACGAGACCAAGCGCATTCTCGAGCCCAATTCGCTCTATCTGGTGGATTCGGGCGGCCAATATCAGGATGGTACCACCGACGTGACCCGAACGGTCGCGATCGGGACGCCGACTGCCGAGATGCGCGACCGCTATACGCGCGTGCTGAAGGGCCACCTCGCCATCGCCCGCGCGGTCTTCCCGAGGGGGACGCGTGGCGGCCAACTCGACATATTGGCGCGCCAGCATCTGTGGGCGGCGGGCCTCGATTATGCGCACGGCACCGGGCATGGCGTGGGCGCCTATCTGTCGGTGCATGAGGGGCCGCAGCGCATCGCCACCTTCGGCGGGGGCGACGAGCCCCTGCAGCCGGGGATGATCCTGTCCAACGAGCCCGGCTATTACAAGACGGGAGAATATGGGATCCGGATCGAGAATCTGATCCTGGTCGAGGAGCGGGCGATCGAGGGTGGCGAGAAGGCTATGATGGGCTTCGAGACGCTGACCTTTGCGCCCTATGAGCGGGCCCTGATCGATACCGCCATGCTCGATGCGGGCGAGATCGCCTGGATCGACGCCTATCATGCGCAGGTCCGCGCGGTCGTCGGTCCGCAGCTGGAGGGCGATGCCGCCGACTGGCTGACACGGGCAACGGCGCCTTTGCTTGAAAGGATGGATAACGAGGCTTAA
- a CDS encoding gamma carbonic anhydrase family protein has product MNYDHTVLTYEGATPEIDDSAFLAPGSRVIGHVRIGAEASLWYNVVVRGDGNYIHIGARTNVQDGSVIHISTGTHPTVIGEDVLIGHMATVHGCTLHDRAFVGFGALVMDGCVIESDAMLAAGAMLTPGKRIPSGQLWSGRPARYMRDLTPEEMANNQKGVAAYVVEARKHKQALAEAEKRAD; this is encoded by the coding sequence ATGAACTACGACCACACCGTCCTGACCTATGAGGGCGCGACGCCCGAGATCGACGACAGCGCCTTCCTCGCGCCCGGATCGCGCGTGATCGGTCATGTCCGGATCGGGGCCGAAGCGAGCCTCTGGTACAATGTCGTGGTGCGTGGCGACGGCAACTATATCCATATCGGCGCGCGAACCAATGTCCAGGACGGCAGCGTCATCCACATCTCGACCGGCACCCACCCGACCGTGATCGGCGAGGACGTGCTGATCGGCCATATGGCGACCGTCCACGGTTGCACGCTGCACGACCGCGCCTTCGTCGGCTTCGGCGCGCTGGTGATGGACGGCTGCGTCATCGAGTCCGACGCGATGCTGGCGGCGGGCGCGATGCTCACTCCCGGCAAGCGCATCCCGAGCGGCCAGCTGTGGAGCGGCCGCCCCGCCCGCTACATGCGCGACCTGACCCCCGAGGAGATGGCGAACAACCAGAAGGGCGTCGCCGCCTATGTCGTCGAGGCGCGCAAGCATAAGCAGGCGCTGGCGGAAGCCGAGAAAAGGGCTGACTAA
- the hemB gene encoding porphobilinogen synthase has product MTHASFPALRLRRTRRHGWSREMFAENVVTPADLIWPVFIANGDEVEPIASLPGISRWPLSQIAAKAKEAREAGIPCLALFPNTPREKRSDDGREALNPDNLMCRAIRTIKDAVPDIGLLTDVALDPYTSHGHDGLIDAEGYVLNDPTKDILVGQALVQAEAGSDIVAPSDMMDGRIGAVREALEAGGHVDVQIMAYAAKYASAFYGPFRDAVDTRGLLKGDKKGYQMNPANAQEALREVALDLAEGADSVMVKPGLPYLDIVRLVKERFEVPVFAYQVSGEYAMIEHAVAAGAADRDAMVLETLMAFKRAGASGVLSYHALHAARLMGA; this is encoded by the coding sequence ATGACTCACGCATCCTTCCCCGCCCTTCGTCTCCGCCGCACGCGCCGCCACGGCTGGAGCCGCGAAATGTTCGCCGAAAATGTGGTGACCCCGGCCGACCTGATCTGGCCGGTCTTCATCGCCAATGGCGATGAGGTCGAGCCGATCGCTTCGCTGCCTGGCATTTCGCGCTGGCCGCTGTCCCAGATCGCGGCGAAGGCGAAGGAAGCGCGGGAGGCCGGCATCCCCTGCCTGGCCCTGTTCCCGAATACCCCGCGCGAGAAGCGCAGCGACGATGGGCGCGAGGCGCTCAATCCCGACAATCTGATGTGTCGTGCGATCCGGACGATCAAGGATGCGGTGCCCGATATCGGCCTGCTGACCGACGTCGCGCTCGATCCCTATACCAGCCATGGCCATGACGGGCTGATCGACGCCGAAGGCTATGTGCTCAACGACCCGACCAAGGACATCCTCGTCGGGCAGGCGCTGGTCCAGGCCGAAGCCGGGAGCGACATCGTCGCCCCGTCGGACATGATGGACGGCCGCATCGGCGCGGTCCGCGAGGCGCTGGAGGCCGGGGGGCATGTCGACGTCCAGATCATGGCCTATGCCGCCAAATATGCCTCGGCTTTCTATGGCCCCTTCCGCGACGCGGTCGATACGCGCGGGCTGCTGAAGGGCGACAAGAAGGGCTATCAGATGAACCCCGCCAATGCGCAGGAGGCGCTGCGCGAAGTGGCGCTCGACCTCGCCGAGGGCGCCGACAGCGTGATGGTGAAGCCGGGGCTCCCCTATCTCGATATCGTCCGGCTGGTGAAGGAGCGCTTCGAGGTGCCGGTGTTCGCCTATCAGGTGTCGGGCGAATATGCGATGATCGAGCATGCCGTCGCGGCCGGTGCGGCCGACCGCGACGCGATGGTGCTGGAGACGCTGATGGCGTTCAAGCGCGCCGGCGCCTCGGGCGTGCTGAGCTATCATGCTCTCCACGCCGCGCGCCTGATGGGCGCATGA
- a CDS encoding diacylglycerol/lipid kinase family protein, translating into MTQPDAPRSAIMIVNAMSRQGRDLFDSACDGLKRSGVELIDAIAVDEPGALDRHVREAMAKRPPMLIVGGGDGTLSGVVDAIVGTDTVFAVLPLGTANSFARTLCIPLDLDGAIDVIASGTPRRIDLGMIDDDYYCNCAAIGLSTKIGGQIPPVLKKSLGRLGYLIWATWQSMKFRSFRLIVTQDGVRHEIDALEVRIANGPYHGGVELVDDADPQSGEIVVQAVVGRSPVQLGWSWFTSWLRLRARKDTTVEYRGRALRVETVPSLQVSIDGEVLAKTPFTARVAPGVITVMAPVDCVRPD; encoded by the coding sequence ATGACACAGCCAGACGCCCCCCGCTCCGCCATCATGATCGTCAACGCGATGTCGCGTCAGGGCCGTGACCTCTTCGACAGCGCCTGCGACGGATTGAAGAGGTCGGGCGTCGAGTTGATCGACGCGATCGCGGTCGACGAGCCCGGCGCACTCGACCGCCATGTGCGCGAAGCGATGGCAAAACGTCCGCCGATGCTGATCGTCGGCGGGGGCGACGGCACTTTGTCGGGCGTCGTCGACGCGATCGTCGGAACCGATACCGTCTTTGCAGTCCTGCCGCTCGGAACCGCCAACAGCTTCGCACGGACGCTGTGCATTCCGCTCGATCTGGACGGCGCGATTGACGTCATCGCATCCGGCACGCCCCGCCGGATCGACCTCGGCATGATCGACGACGATTATTATTGCAACTGCGCCGCGATCGGCCTTTCGACCAAGATCGGCGGGCAGATACCGCCTGTCCTGAAGAAGAGCCTCGGCCGCCTCGGCTATCTGATCTGGGCGACCTGGCAGTCGATGAAGTTCCGCTCCTTCCGTCTGATCGTGACGCAGGATGGGGTCCGGCACGAGATCGACGCGCTGGAGGTGCGGATCGCCAACGGCCCCTATCATGGCGGCGTCGAACTGGTCGACGACGCGGATCCGCAAAGCGGCGAGATTGTCGTCCAGGCCGTGGTCGGGCGTTCACCGGTCCAACTCGGCTGGAGCTGGTTCACCAGCTGGCTGCGCCTGCGCGCGCGCAAGGACACCACCGTCGAATATCGCGGTCGCGCGCTGCGCGTGGAGACGGTGCCCTCGCTGCAGGTCTCGATCGACGGAGAGGTTCTGGCCAAAACCCCCTTCACCGCGCGCGTGGCGCCCGGCGTGATCACCGTGATGGCGCCGGTGGACTGCGTACGGCCGGACTGA
- a CDS encoding CAP domain-containing protein produces the protein MLSAASPLWTPQDVNQRLLAAHNAERVRLGIPPLVWSDKLARQSMEWAQQLTLIDGLEHSDSADYADPTDGEEGENLWRGTKGYYTPEQMVNLWVDERKIFINGPFPRNSTTGQWRDVGHYTQLIWRSTTQVGCAIASNDQDEVLVCRYLEGGNVIGEKPY, from the coding sequence ATGCTGTCCGCCGCATCTCCCTTGTGGACGCCCCAGGACGTGAACCAGCGCCTACTGGCCGCGCACAATGCTGAACGGGTGCGCCTCGGCATTCCCCCGCTTGTATGGAGCGACAAGCTGGCCCGCCAGTCGATGGAGTGGGCCCAGCAGCTGACGCTTATCGACGGGTTGGAGCATAGCGATTCGGCCGACTATGCCGATCCCACCGACGGCGAAGAGGGCGAGAATCTCTGGCGCGGGACGAAGGGCTATTACACGCCCGAGCAGATGGTGAATCTGTGGGTCGACGAGCGCAAGATCTTCATCAACGGCCCGTTCCCGCGCAACAGCACGACCGGGCAGTGGCGTGACGTCGGCCACTATACCCAGCTCATCTGGCGCTCCACCACGCAGGTCGGCTGCGCGATCGCGAGCAACGATCAGGACGAGGTGCTCGTCTGCCGCTATCTCGAGGGCGGCAATGTGATCGGCGAAAAGCCTTACTGA
- a CDS encoding Lrp/AsnC family transcriptional regulator, which yields MRRGDAMAGDADFAFDALDWKIVDLLKANGRISNQEIAERLKVTRASIGLRIQRMTDAGALRIVAAADFGAYDFSVLIALAIKVSGRAPQAVAEELAALPAIFAVHLVTGTHHVEALVAVHDFAELSDAVMGSINGIAGIAHVDACIATDVVFYNFDVGIAR from the coding sequence ATGCGGCGGGGAGATGCCATGGCCGGCGATGCCGATTTCGCCTTCGATGCGCTGGACTGGAAGATCGTCGATCTGCTCAAGGCGAACGGGCGCATCTCGAACCAGGAGATCGCCGAGCGGCTCAAGGTGACGCGCGCCTCGATCGGCCTGCGCATCCAGAGGATGACCGACGCGGGAGCCTTGCGGATCGTCGCCGCCGCAGATTTCGGCGCCTATGACTTCAGCGTCCTGATCGCGCTGGCCATCAAGGTATCGGGTCGTGCGCCGCAAGCGGTGGCCGAGGAACTGGCCGCCCTCCCCGCCATCTTCGCGGTGCACCTCGTCACCGGCACCCACCATGTCGAGGCGCTCGTCGCGGTTCATGACTTCGCCGAGTTGTCCGACGCCGTGATGGGCTCGATCAACGGGATTGCCGGCATCGCCCATGTCGATGCCTGCATCGCCACCGACGTCGTCTTCTACAATTTCGACGTGGGAATCGCGCGGTGA
- a CDS encoding SDR family NAD(P)-dependent oxidoreductase, which produces MQTLAGKTALITGGGEGIGGAIASRFAREGANVVIAEYNPAVGEARAQAIAAAGGSALFVQTDVTKKEQLLGAVSAAGERFGGVDILVNNAYGGGHIRRLEDKTDEEFAHSFDMSIMASVWAMRACFPHMRKAGWGRVISICSLNGVNAHIYSADFNAGKEGLRALTRTAAREWAGYGITANIICPGAASAAYLRFKAEYPDNAAAMDALNPMGRTGDVDEDIAPVALFLASEGSRYLTGNTLFVDGGSHINGVAWAPEPEKVG; this is translated from the coding sequence ATGCAGACACTCGCAGGAAAGACCGCCCTGATCACCGGAGGCGGCGAAGGGATCGGCGGGGCCATCGCCAGCCGCTTCGCGCGCGAGGGCGCCAATGTCGTCATCGCGGAATATAATCCGGCGGTGGGCGAGGCGCGTGCGCAGGCGATCGCGGCGGCGGGCGGCTCGGCGCTGTTCGTCCAGACCGACGTGACGAAGAAGGAGCAACTGCTCGGCGCGGTCTCCGCAGCAGGCGAGCGCTTCGGCGGCGTCGATATCCTCGTCAACAATGCCTATGGCGGCGGCCACATCCGCCGCCTTGAGGACAAGACCGACGAGGAGTTCGCGCACAGCTTCGACATGTCGATCATGGCAAGCGTCTGGGCGATGCGGGCGTGCTTCCCGCATATGCGCAAGGCGGGCTGGGGCCGGGTGATCAGCATCTGCTCGCTCAACGGCGTCAATGCGCATATCTATTCGGCCGACTTCAACGCGGGCAAGGAGGGGCTGCGCGCGCTCACCCGCACCGCCGCGCGCGAATGGGCGGGCTATGGCATCACCGCCAACATCATCTGCCCCGGTGCCGCCAGCGCCGCCTATCTGCGCTTCAAGGCGGAGTATCCGGACAATGCCGCCGCGATGGACGCGCTCAACCCGATGGGGCGGACCGGCGATGTGGATGAGGATATCGCCCCGGTCGCGCTGTTCCTCGCGAGCGAGGGCAGCCGCTATCTGACCGGCAACACCTTGTTCGTCGATGGCGGGTCGCACATCAACGGCGTCGCCTGGGCGCCCGAACCCGAAAAGGTCGGCTGA